The DNA segment GAGAATCAAGGAAGCAACAATTATACAATGGCGACAGAGTTAGCCGCTGAAGTCAGATACATCATATTCTCACCTTATTTTTTCATCAAGTAAAAAATTCGAAAgaaaatttaatctttaatctttttttaatttttaaaaattatgatataattaaaaaaataaaaaaattacttgacCTAAAATAACCAACGGTTAAAAATAAAAcgatattatttattaataataattacaaaaaaatactttaaaatttaatctctaatctttttaaatatatatttaatatataatttgttgttaccattttaattgtatttggaTATAACTTGCGAAggaaaaaagggagaaaaaacaTATAACATTCacaaaaaacaaaagtaatatATACTTATCACACGTGCATGAACTAAGAAAGTACATGCATGATTATTCTACAAAGTCACATACTTAAACAAAAGGTTTTTCAAAAGACTTATGCTTTCTGCTTCTTGGGTCCAACATGGCTGTGATAGAGTATGACATTAGGCTTAATATCAAAGTCCTTCCTAAATTGATCCTTATTTTTTCTTGCATGTGATGATGAAACTTGTGGATCTTCAACAAGAAGGTCTTTGATTGCTTCAGGCATAGTTTGCTTATCCATCACATCCTTCCAATATTCACCTTGATCTTTTCTCCCATGGCACACATCATTTGCAACCTAGAGAGaggggagaagaaaaagaaaagagaaacaaaTTATGTGTTTAGTTTGATATCATAGAATTTAAAAAGGATTTATTTAAaatggataaaaaaaaattgaatttttaccaGGAGAAATGAGAAGACTAGGAATAAGGCAAAGGAGGAAGACTTCATTTTTTTCCCTTCAATACAAATGTGCTGTGATGGGAGTGGGACTACTCCTTGTGCCTTTATATATTATAGGAATATAGGCCAACAATTAATTGAAAATGGAAAATACAAATTTCAAATATGACATTACAAATTCCTAGGAAAAATTTTGTCAAGTGTAGTGTTTTCCGTTCcctatattaaaaattaataagtgTGCTTTAATTCAAAAGTAAATGTTACTTAGAAGTTAAAAAACCAAGTCAAGTTGGTCAAACCAGATTAAACATTTTAAACCACACAAATTAAAAGGATTAGATTGCGCCAACAACAAACCAATCAGAAGTAAATtagtgaacccaaatccaataTCACTTTGATACGGTGGTAAAACCTTCCTATACTGAAAACATAATTCTAAATTCAATTAATCCATGCCCTCCATGCCCAAAACTAATACAATGCCATCACCAATTCCCAATTTGATGACTGATGGTACTCATGAAGGATTCTAGATTGCGTTTGTTTGTATCTGACAACAGGATAAGGTAGGACAATGAACAGAAGACACAAAAAACAATACAAAAATGagtgtttttgtattttgtttggtaataaattagaacaaatgataaaaatttaattttctctattttttcataaaaagaatttaggaaaaaaaataattataaaaataaaaaaaaataataaaaaataaattgtgtctCTTGTTATTGTCTATGtataaaatagatataaaatacactaattcagtatCTCTAAATATAATGTCTCTGCCCATGTCTTATTTGCCATACATAAAGCAGTTCTATTTCACCCTCTCAAAAGGGGAGGCCCCTCTGtccagaaaaaaaaatgttaataaaaatCTTTGCTCCATTGAAACTCTTGATGCCAAATCCAGTTCAAATTTAGCTGATTTTACCATAGATGAagttaattttagattttagtaATCCATAATTCAAGAAGTTTGGCCCTTTCAATAAAGTTCATGTGTACTTGTGTATACACTCCAATGATGATGATGCTCAATATGCATATAGCCGTTGCAAAAAGTTCCATTTCTTGGTgtcattttctttccaaaactcACATGGTCAAATGCCACTTTGTTAGGTACATATGGGACAGAATAATTTAAACACAGATGTTCTGTAAATATTGTAGTGGACCATGCCAAATAATAATGAACTGCTCCATTTCTATCAAAAGAAAGCATACATAATAATGGTCTTTACGGTTTGATTTTGTACACTTAAAAGGAATTTGCATACAAAAATTAGTTTAAGTGTACACTATACTACCTAAGCTAATGTGCCTTGAACATATAAAGCATGAAATCAATGAAGTTCAATGGATTAGCTTTGAACTTCATTCAATGAACCATGACGACATCAACTTTTCTTGCACATCATATTCAGACTTATGGAACAGCAACATTACACAAAGAATTAAAgggcaaaagaaaaaaaggaattaaagaatcAAATTGGAATTATTATAAATTCAGCAACTTGATGATGAATCAATCTTAATCTCACACATGCTCTGGCTGGTGTTGAACTCTTCAGTATCAGAAACAATGTCATCAATTGTGCATGGCAAATCAGAAGAGAAAGTTAAACTTGGCTTCACTTTAGGAACACTAATTGGTGCAGCTTCATTGTTGAGAATCTGAAGCACCTTCCTCATTGAAGGCCTCTCAGCACTATCTGGGTTAGCACAACACAACCCCAAAAGCAAAAGCTtcctcatctcttcctcaacaaACTCACCATTAAGCCTCTTATCTGCAGCATCAATAACCTTCCCTTCAGAATGCAACCCCCAAACCCAGTCCACCAAATTCATCATCTTTTGCCCTTCCCTTTCAATTGGCCTCTTCCCACAAGCCACCTCAAGAATCACCACTCCATAGCTAAACACATCAGTCTTATCGGTCGCTTTACCTATATTTAACAGATATGAATACAACTATTAAACATGATAATAATTTCCTCAATAATTATATTAGAGACCATAGATTGTTCCAAATATCAGATAGACTAATAGATATGCATATACGGATACAGAGCAAAACTAAAGCAATTAAGCATCATAGAGCTTTACCATATTGAAGATACTCAGGTGCAAGGTACCCCATTGTTCCAGCAGTCAAAGTAGAAACAGGACTCTTGTCATGATCCATAAGCTTTGCCAAACCAAAATCACCCAACCTTGGATTGAAATTCCCATCAAGCAAAATGTTGCCAGTTTTGATATCCCTATGAATCACCCTTTGTTCACATTCTTGGTGAAGGTAAACAAGAACAGAAGCCAAACCAACAGCAATGTTCACCCTATGAGACCAATTCAACAACCTTCCCCTCTCAGGTTCCTTGTATAGCATCTTGTCCAAGCTCCCATTAGGCATGAAATCATACACAAGAAGCAACTCACCTACATTGCACGAACACAAATATAGACACATAAATTCGACAATTTTATGAAACAATAGTTACAAATTTAAGTTTGACCATCATAAGGATCCACTCACCTTTCTCAACACACCAACCTTGGAGCTGAACCAAGTTCTTGTGCCTCAAACCAGCAATGATTGACAACTCAGCAAGGAACTCAGTTTTCCCTTCATGAGAATGCCTTGATCTCTTTACAGCAGCAATGGTACCAGAAGACACAAAGAAAGCTTTGTATACAGTCCCAAAAGAGCCATGACCAATGATTCTGCTTGGATGAAACTCTCTCGTTGCAGTCTTCAGATCCTTGTAATCAAATTGCCTTGGACACGTAACAAATGATTCAGCCTTAAAACTTGTCACACTGTTGCTCTTAGAATTATTGTTGTTACCAGCTCTCTTTATACCCTTCCATTTTCGAACCGCAAAGAACACCAAAATCGAGAacagaacaaagaaaaatgcagGACCCGCAACCGCAACAGCAATACCAATTCTCCtcctcttgttcttgttctttctATCTCCATCAACATCatcgtcgtcatcatcatcatcatcatcacctaTACCGTCATTAGAAGAAGAAGTTGTAGCAGGTGGAAAATTAACAGTGGCACCATTTCCCGTTACTCCAACGGTGTTATCAGAAACATTGTGAGGGTTCAAGTTCTGTCTTTTAGGGACGAAACCGAAGCTCTTGAAGCTCCAACGCTCGATCAAGTGAACCTCGGTGCTTCCACTGGTGGATCCTGAGAATCCAACGTAAACCCTTTCTTCTTTCAAGAGCTTGGAGAGATCGACGTTGCGCACTGTGAGAACAGGGCTGGAGggtttggaagaagaagaatagctCAAGAAAACCGTTAAGGTTTCTTTTTCAGTGCTGTAGTCGATCCAAGAGGTTATTGTGTTGCCGGATTTAAGGTCAATGCCGTGGGTTATAGGGTCAACGGTGGCTATGGAGTTCAAAGAGTTGAAGTTGAAGCCGACGTGGTTCTGGTTAGGGTCGTGGAAGGCGGAATCATCGCGCGTGTCGAATTCGACGGCGAGGAAGCGCGTGGAGGTAGGAAGACCTAGGCGACCGGCGGGGGAGACGGTGGCGGAAGCGGTGGTGTTGGAAGGGGAGAGGAAGAAGGCGATGCCGTCGCCGAAGGAGGAAGGGTTGAGGTTGGTGATGGAGAATGAGAAGGTAGTGGAGAAGGAGGAGGTGGTGT comes from the Arachis duranensis cultivar V14167 chromosome 7, aradu.V14167.gnm2.J7QH, whole genome shotgun sequence genome and includes:
- the LOC107496163 gene encoding probable L-type lectin-domain containing receptor kinase S.7 — protein: MHSTILIIFFFFFFLLTSTSLIVSAENVSFEFSSFTLRNITLVGDSYLRNGLVGLTRATDVPTTSSGALLYDHPIPLFDPPTNTTSSFSTTFSFSITNLNPSSFGDGIAFFLSPSNTTASATVSPAGRLGLPTSTRFLAVEFDTRDDSAFHDPNQNHVGFNFNSLNSIATVDPITHGIDLKSGNTITSWIDYSTEKETLTVFLSYSSSSKPSSPVLTVRNVDLSKLLKEERVYVGFSGSTSGSTEVHLIERWSFKSFGFVPKRQNLNPHNVSDNTVGVTGNGATVNFPPATTSSSNDGIGDDDDDDDDDDVDGDRKNKNKRRRIGIAVAVAGPAFFFVLFSILVFFAVRKWKGIKRAGNNNNSKSNSVTSFKAESFVTCPRQFDYKDLKTATREFHPSRIIGHGSFGTVYKAFFVSSGTIAAVKRSRHSHEGKTEFLAELSIIAGLRHKNLVQLQGWCVEKGELLLVYDFMPNGSLDKMLYKEPERGRLLNWSHRVNIAVGLASVLVYLHQECEQRVIHRDIKTGNILLDGNFNPRLGDFGLAKLMDHDKSPVSTLTAGTMGYLAPEYLQYGKATDKTDVFSYGVVILEVACGKRPIEREGQKMMNLVDWVWGLHSEGKVIDAADKRLNGEFVEEEMRKLLLLGLCCANPDSAERPSMRKVLQILNNEAAPISVPKVKPSLTFSSDLPCTIDDIVSDTEEFNTSQSMCEIKIDSSSSC